A segment of the Trifolium pratense cultivar HEN17-A07 linkage group LG7, ARS_RC_1.1, whole genome shotgun sequence genome:
ATTCTCCCAAGGATAATATTTCTagacatttttcattttttatttttttagaacgTAGTAAATTAGTAATGGATAAACTTTTGAAAGAAAATGGTTGGTTTACTCTAAACATGTGGATAAAAATATCGTTTTTGTTATAAATTGTTCACTATATAAAAGTCATAGGGTTTTTTTAGCAAACGATGGAGTCAATGATTAGAATTATCTAAAAAATGTTAGTAGGAATTATTTTATATgagtattttaatattaaataaaaaatttaatgtttttttaaaatttaaatcacTTATACTATTTAATAATTAGACCCAAATTATGAATTCGCTCATAAACCATCAACATTATAACAACGGCTGCCGTGAAGGTGTGaactatgaatttttttttgtacaaataatTGTGTGAATGTATATGTGGAAAATCGTAACTATAAGACAAAattattcttatttattttacacTTAAAGTCGAAAGATAATAGATTCTCATACAGTATTCATTCATacacctttttttattttatcaaattcatatacaccttttttttatgattcataTACACCTGTTTAGTTTGTTGGTTAACTAAACACTTGTCAATTTCTTAGTTTTTTTAAGGTAAGATAAATTCAACAGAGAAACCCAAGGGAATTACAACAAATGTGTTGGACCATCCCAAAACAACATATTAAAGAAAATAACTGCAAGGTTAAAACTATGAGCATCAAAATACATGTATAAGAGCCATATATGTGTCGATTAATGCGTTTGAAGATATTAAGAAAATTTGGTAGTAGTTAAAGAGAGAAGAATGATAATGAAGTCAATAGTTTCGTAATTACCTTCCTTAGCATAAAAAACCAACAAACTAACAGTTtacgtttcaaaaaaaatataacatacaTCCAATTTGTGAATtacatttagtttttttttctctaaattaTCATCCGAAGAATTAAAGGTATTTATCTAACAACCAATGAAAATAAACCACATAAGTAAATTTGCATGTGGTACCCCACGAACAATATATACTTAACTTATATAGGTCGTGTGCAAATCTACTTATGTGACttgtttttattgattgttGGATAAAATCCCAATTATATGTATGCTCAACTTAAGTTTTTCTTAAGACTATGTGTCAAAGAAAAAAGACTATGTAATTGTTATGTTCAATAGTTGTCACTAGGTTTACTAGTCAGCAGCCAGTATGCTCAACTTATTTTCATTAGTCGTCGGATAAAACCCCAATTATCATGTATGCTCAACTTAAATTTTTCTTAAGACTATGTCTCAAAGAAAAAAGACTATGCTAGTCAGCAGCCAGTCCAATCCAAGTGGAGGATGGTCAAAAGATACACTATACTCCAAGCAACAACAACCAAGAATAATATAATCCCCATGATTAATTAAGAGATTAATTAAGATTAGATGAATTAATGGAATAGAAAGGCACATGCCATATGATCACACTCACTctttttatcttatatatagCCAAGCATGCTAATTCCTAACATTAAACTTCAAAAGAAGAGTGAGACACAAAGCCAAAACTTCATTAATTTAGCATAATGGAGGAAGTGGTGGAAATGGAAATAGTGAAAAAACAGAGTTCTCCAACCATTTCAACTTCACCACTTCAACTTAATCATCAAATACATTCTCCTAATAATTCAATGAGCTTTCCCAAAAGTCCTTTTGGTTCTCGTTTTATGAACACTCCTTTAGCTAGTCCAATGAAGAAAGCCATTGAAAACATCTTTGAAGAAGTTGGTCACTTCACCAAGTTTGATCCACAAGATGATTGGCTTCCAATCACTGCTTGTAGGAAAGGAAACGCTTACTATGCTGCTTTTCATTTGCTTTGTTCAGGAATTGGATTTCAAGCACTTGTTCTTCCCTTGGCCTTTACCATTCTTGGCTGGTGAGTTTTActattgaattaataaatacTAGTGTGCATACGGGCATGCTTGTTCGATTTTCTCAAATGAACATTATGATCGACCAACCTTTATCATAGCGataattatatttgaatttttggaCGAAACTTTATCATTAAGATTCTAACAAATGGGAGCTTCTACGgtaaatatgaaaaatttcaATATACTGGTACATTAGATGAATTAAATAATTTAGCGATATattttatagataaaaaaactatttgtcgattattgtatttcagagatgataatttcataagaaaaaacatTGATGCAGGAGTTTGGGAATAATATGTCTGTGTGTGGCTTTCATATGGCAGCTATACACATTATGGTTACTCATTCAGCTTCACGAATCGGACTCAGGTGTTCGTCATAGCAGATACCTCAAACTTGCTATGGCAGCATTTGGTAAGTTCTGttaatttttgtgtgtattatgacagaaaatttgaaaaatagaaataaaattatcagCAGGGCaagaataaatatataaattttatttattattatacacATCAGAACATTCTCATGCAGAGTCTCTCTTCTTAACAAGTGCAGGTAActtcataaataaaattacaatttgtACATAATaaacttcttttttatttttgttctaatAAAACTTCAGTTCTTCAAAATTATTACCATGCTGATATATTCATTTTTAGAATAGaatatacaaacaaaaatattgggctcaagtggttaaggAGAGTCCCCTAAAACGAATCGTTTGGAAGAACTCATATTTGATTCCTAATTCAACAATTATTggtcaaactttacttacctcgtaTTCTCCTGAAAAATCAGAGGGTTAACACCAAAAGAATAAATTAACAGGAGTCTGGAATATCCAacattcaattatttaataaagcATCATTTTTagtattcaattatttttaagtaaatttaaaataattttgacaaCATGGTATCAGTAACCAACAAAATTTTTAAGATACCAaaaaattttccaaaaatatcatataattgcacatccaattaaatatattgtatAATTTGATTGAATATGTGTAAAGAAATATTATACAGAAGTATCCACaaattaaatcatatatattacatcatgatttgcataaaaaaatacattacatCAAGGTGTTAGATAAAAAGATTAATAAACTTTAAAATGATAGGTTTATAGTAGAAAAACAATATGTTAgcacatttttttaattctttttttcacTAAATGTTATCACCTTTTTTTGACAGTAACTATGTCTGCACTTGTCTCCCTCTAATCTAGCATTTGTGCTTGACTTTGATAAACTTTATTTTCAACTTACCTTTCTAAAGTGTATGTCCACTATATTTTAGTTATATGTGTTGTACAAGGTTGGACCATAATTTTGATAACATGAACAGAGAAAAGtagaagaaaatttaatttgaaattccCTAGTTATAGTGATCATTATTTGCTCAATCAAACCAAAGACAAAATTGAATCCATGCATGTTATCATCTGAGTATATTGACAAGTCAAAAGATAAATGAAATTGCAGGAGAAAAGCTAGGAAAAATACTGGCACTCTTCCCTATCCAGTATTTATCTGCTGGAACATGTGTGACACTGATTATGATTGGAGGTGGCACAATGAAGATTTTCTTTCACATTATGTGTGGAGATTCATGCAGTTTATATAAACTCAAAACCATAGAGTGGTATTTGGTATTTACTGTGGCTGCCATTTTGCTTGCTCAGCTTCCAAACCTTAATTCAATTGCAGGGGTTTCTCTGATAGGAGCTATCACAGCTGTTAGTTACTGTACTATGATATGGATTGTGTCTGTATACCAGGGTAGGTTACCTAATGTGTCCTATGAACCACCAAGGGGACAATCACAGGCTACAAGGATTTTTAGTGTTTTGAATGCACTTGGCATTATTGCCTTTGCTTTTAGAGGTCACAATCTTGTACTAGAAATACAGGTATTTTTGTAGAAAAAACATGGTCATGTAGATTGTCAaacattttgatttttctttaacAATTATAAGCATCTGTGATGTGGCAGGGAACTATTAGTTCAGATTCTAAGAATCCATCACGATTGGCAATGTGGAAAGGGGTTATGTTTGCTTATCTAGTCATTGCCTTTTGTTTGTTTCCCCTAGCCATTGGAGGATATTGGGCCTATGGAAATTTAGTAAGTGTAGTGTAAGTGCTTTTTCACCCCTAATATCATATTTCAGATGTACACattggaaagaaaaagaaaacattttgAGTCATCTAAATGTTTATTTTCAGACAAAATAACAGTTTTCTCATGTCCAAATGTGTACTTCTGAAATCATGTGTAATTTTTCAGAAACTTGAGGTGGAAAAGCTGACCCCTTTCAAAAATTAGCTTAGCAAGGGACCATAGAATCTAATCAATAACTTTGGTGCTATTTGATGACAGATACCTTCCAATGGAGGAATGCTAAGTGCTTTACAGAAATACCATGAACATGATACATCAAAGTTTATCATCGCTTTGACAAGCTTGCTGGTTGTGATCAACAGCCTCAGTTCCTTCCAAATTTATGCAATGCCTGTATTTGACAATCTAGAATTCAGATACACCAGCAAATGGAACAAACCTTGCCCGAGGTGGCTGCGAATAGCCTTCAGAGGTCTCTTCGGCTGCCTGGCGTTTTTCATTTCTGTAGCTTTACCATTCTTGCCAAGCTTAGCAGGCCTCATTGGAGGTATCGCTCTGCCAATAACCTTAGCTTATCCCTGTTTCATGTGGATAGTGATTAAGAAACCAAAAAAGTGTAGCACAACTTGGTACCTAAACTGGACGCTCGGAGCAGTTGGGATGATTCTAAGTGTACTAGTTGTAACGGGAGCCATTTGGAGCATGGTAGCTATAGGCATCCCGATCCACTTCTTCAATCCATAGTAGTAACATTAAATTATACTATTCTCTATCAGTACCctgtaagttttatttttctttcaattgtaaccaaaaaaaaatcactacctcagaagtttttttttttgaattaagaataaaatattgttaaagtatttgtaaaaaaattatgtatcatgGTAAACACTTGTCCCGTAACAATTTAAGACCATTTAATTagaaattttgattaaaaatatttagggtaatttgattaaaaatatttagagtAATTCAGTaaatttgataataattaattaaatttattaacttattGTTGCTAAAATTGACGAAAATTTAAATAGGATaagattttacatttttagtgGAACAAAAAGTCGATTACGATaattaaattagaaattttattaggaatgtTTATGATAATTTagtaatttgatagtaattaactttataatatatttttttataatgattagctttattatgttttttatatgaattatctttatttgtcaaaaaactttattatattatttgtcaaaaaaaaactttgttatctatttttttattcgaaaaaaactttattatatattttttattttttatttctcgctatttttatgtatggattcatataagatcttttttgtattcatcttattctttcttattttatttttgtatttatcttattatttctattttttgtttgtaaaattacaatgaaggatacaaAACATGGAATGTGGTTAATCTTACTatggataaattagtaaatttggtagtaatcgattttaatatattagtaatagatttttcttatatttaaaaccGGAGATATTAGAGGTAACTGtcattttaaatatttactatttacgaaaacaaacaaaaactaaCATTTAACAAAAACATTTAACAGAAGTGTTTGATTTCTCAATCATTTCCAAAAATGATACATGTAATCACAATCCGCAAGCATGTATTTTGTGAGGATTGCATGATTCAATGGATGGAATCAATTATTTCGAATAAGCGTATTTCTGATAAACAGTGTCCCAATTGTAATGAAGATATAGGTATGAATACAATTTTTGCAACTCTCATTGATCCTAAATCAGTAAAAGTCAAGAGGTTGTTTCAACTTCTTAAGAGTTCTTCAGTACTGAAATCGGTAATAGTGTCCAAGTTTTCTAAACTGCCGAGGTGGATGGAGAAACCTCTTAAGAAAGCAGGCTTCGAAGTTTTGATTTTGGATGCAAAGTCAAACTTAAATGATAGACTTGAAGTGGCAAAAAAATTTCTAGAATTATACAAGGACAAAGATAAGCAGGACGAAGATGAACAGGACGATGATAAACTTCTAGAATTA
Coding sequences within it:
- the LOC123899300 gene encoding lysine histidine transporter-like 8 — translated: MEEVVEMEIVKKQSSPTISTSPLQLNHQIHSPNNSMSFPKSPFGSRFMNTPLASPMKKAIENIFEEVGHFTKFDPQDDWLPITACRKGNAYYAAFHLLCSGIGFQALVLPLAFTILGWSLGIICLCVAFIWQLYTLWLLIQLHESDSGVRHSRYLKLAMAAFGEKLGKILALFPIQYLSAGTCVTLIMIGGGTMKIFFHIMCGDSCSLYKLKTIEWYLVFTVAAILLAQLPNLNSIAGVSLIGAITAVSYCTMIWIVSVYQGRLPNVSYEPPRGQSQATRIFSVLNALGIIAFAFRGHNLVLEIQGTISSDSKNPSRLAMWKGVMFAYLVIAFCLFPLAIGGYWAYGNLIPSNGGMLSALQKYHEHDTSKFIIALTSLLVVINSLSSFQIYAMPVFDNLEFRYTSKWNKPCPRWLRIAFRGLFGCLAFFISVALPFLPSLAGLIGGIALPITLAYPCFMWIVIKKPKKCSTTWYLNWTLGAVGMILSVLVVTGAIWSMVAIGIPIHFFNP